Proteins from a genomic interval of Candidatus Flexicrinis proximus:
- a CDS encoding DUF2085 domain-containing protein, which yields MTWKVRSNLWLLSISRHWMRGVLVFWLIFGGLPWAAPVLMELGATGPASVIYRMYTPMCHRFPFRSFFLFGEQGAYPLAAAETGYKPFEAYAGVSHIPQEMRAYRLPQPPFAVRTLPEFAAAYPRTSRDAASESATVPIEIPADLARSDPVNFARVQLVSSTFVGNELMGYKTAVCERDLSIYIGLGLSAAIFAIPAVRRKLRPLPIWLYLFIGLGPIGLDGVSQLLSYAP from the coding sequence GTGACCTGGAAAGTACGCTCGAATCTGTGGCTGTTGAGCATTTCACGCCACTGGATGCGCGGAGTCCTCGTGTTTTGGCTGATCTTCGGCGGCCTGCCGTGGGCCGCGCCCGTGCTGATGGAACTGGGGGCGACCGGTCCGGCCAGCGTGATTTACCGGATGTATACGCCGATGTGCCACCGGTTCCCGTTCCGCTCATTCTTCCTGTTTGGCGAACAGGGCGCATACCCGCTGGCGGCGGCGGAAACCGGCTACAAACCGTTTGAGGCGTACGCCGGGGTGTCTCACATCCCTCAGGAGATGCGCGCCTATCGACTGCCACAGCCGCCGTTCGCAGTGCGGACGCTGCCGGAATTCGCGGCGGCCTATCCGCGCACGTCGCGCGATGCGGCGAGCGAGTCGGCGACCGTTCCGATCGAGATTCCGGCGGACCTGGCGAGGAGCGATCCGGTCAATTTCGCGCGGGTGCAACTGGTCTCGTCGACGTTTGTCGGGAACGAATTGATGGGCTATAAGACGGCGGTGTGCGAGCGCGACCTATCGATTTACATCGGGCTGGGACTGAGCGCGGCGATTTTCGCGATCCCGGCCGTGCGGCGGAAACTGCGCCCGCTGCCGATCTGGCTGTACCTGTTTATCGGGCTGGGGCCGATCGGGCTGGATGGCGTCAGCCAACTGCTCAGTTATGCGCCGTAG
- a CDS encoding pilus assembly protein, whose product MSHPNPIQPSMDTPRRRGQALAEFALTLPILLLLVFGIIEFARLFQTWIVLQSAARAGARAASIGAINYEIFDVTPDAQPIDLRVLDAVVACSDGDLRGTKATDVVTGVEYYDGTEGFFATVYDGTDCDPTSEDHLQLRKDILRVFTVIAAVRDASRTIAVYESRVDQAYDSITPAQAFDFFKGYWTRPYKSAENSTSPGWISVEVCSTRPLLDGTAASDVDARFATIRNSGDAAAAGGNTFDYPEPFCMLNEIPAEGPSGPRLDALENAGHRWFDVGGPGDRVSVFIKFNHPLITPLNLAQYVSLQSRRSSVNESFRAPKAVGAFQRSIPPGQPDPEDILPTWTPSPSLSPTNTSTATATFTRTPTNTPPTFSCDNIQVIWSDNPFIGSQMFMTVQNTNVEPTELSRVRLAWNSKPGFPLMYAQAFSLDANVHWQGTAPASPPQTLVDTRTDGEFYDGNPSNEPSSFRFVTTSAVWSALFVNGPSSLMTSFTLFDFSAEFEFSNPAGAPCIILLTAPPVPETTPTTVPTVGPSPSPTPSCDALSNIQLQNQVIFDSFDGSARMNLVNTGTLPVYLLGFQLVWPDPTHPDIGRTAGTYFLRRVTVGGNNTTDPLSIEVWTSSAAGQDATGNTRSTLPFDVATSSASAEGTWNINAVLLPGNNYVFLDFDGFAGRLTQFGVIQAHFASSRFFIGWAAGCTDGTGGPGTQPTGALQVTLPSPTTTNTRRPTDPPQPTLTASNTIPSNTPSRTNTFLPTVTRTNTPPSTNTPSRTPIGFTPTQGGGGES is encoded by the coding sequence ATGTCCCATCCTAACCCCATTCAACCCAGCATGGACACGCCCCGCCGGCGTGGACAGGCCCTCGCGGAGTTCGCGCTCACGCTGCCGATCCTGCTCTTGCTCGTGTTCGGCATCATCGAGTTTGCCCGCCTGTTCCAGACCTGGATCGTGCTGCAGAGCGCGGCCCGTGCCGGCGCCCGTGCCGCAAGCATCGGCGCGATCAACTATGAGATCTTCGACGTCACCCCCGATGCTCAGCCGATCGACCTCCGCGTTTTGGATGCAGTCGTGGCCTGCTCGGACGGTGACCTGCGCGGCACCAAGGCTACCGATGTCGTAACCGGCGTCGAGTACTACGACGGGACTGAAGGCTTTTTCGCCACAGTCTACGACGGCACCGATTGCGACCCCACGAGCGAAGACCACCTGCAGCTCCGTAAGGACATCCTGCGCGTGTTCACGGTCATCGCCGCGGTGCGCGATGCCTCGCGGACCATCGCCGTCTACGAGTCGCGCGTCGATCAGGCCTACGACAGCATCACGCCGGCCCAGGCTTTCGATTTCTTCAAAGGCTATTGGACTCGCCCCTATAAGAGTGCCGAGAATTCGACCAGCCCCGGCTGGATTTCGGTCGAGGTCTGCAGCACCCGTCCGCTGCTTGACGGCACCGCCGCGTCGGATGTTGACGCCCGCTTTGCCACCATCCGTAACAGCGGAGACGCTGCGGCGGCCGGCGGCAACACCTTCGATTATCCTGAGCCGTTCTGTATGCTCAACGAGATCCCGGCAGAAGGCCCGAGCGGCCCGCGTCTTGACGCCCTCGAAAACGCCGGTCACCGCTGGTTCGATGTCGGCGGCCCGGGCGATCGCGTCTCGGTCTTCATCAAGTTCAACCACCCGCTCATCACGCCGCTGAACCTGGCGCAGTATGTCAGCCTGCAGTCTCGTCGTTCTTCGGTCAACGAGTCGTTCCGCGCTCCGAAAGCCGTCGGCGCCTTCCAGCGCAGCATCCCGCCCGGTCAGCCGGACCCGGAAGACATCCTCCCGACCTGGACGCCGAGTCCTTCCCTCTCGCCGACCAACACCAGCACCGCCACTGCGACCTTCACCCGCACCCCGACCAACACGCCGCCGACCTTCAGCTGCGACAACATCCAGGTGATCTGGTCCGACAATCCGTTTATCGGCTCGCAGATGTTCATGACCGTCCAGAATACCAACGTCGAACCCACTGAACTGAGCCGTGTCCGGCTCGCCTGGAACTCGAAACCAGGTTTCCCGCTGATGTACGCGCAGGCCTTCTCGCTGGACGCTAACGTCCACTGGCAGGGAACCGCGCCTGCATCGCCCCCTCAGACCCTGGTGGACACGCGCACAGACGGCGAATTCTACGACGGTAACCCGTCCAACGAGCCCTCGTCCTTCCGCTTCGTCACCACCAGCGCGGTCTGGAGTGCGTTATTCGTCAACGGGCCGTCCAGCCTGATGACCTCCTTCACGCTCTTTGACTTCAGCGCGGAGTTCGAGTTCTCTAATCCCGCCGGTGCGCCCTGTATCATCCTGCTTACCGCCCCGCCAGTGCCCGAGACCACCCCGACCACCGTTCCGACGGTTGGGCCGTCTCCTTCGCCGACCCCAAGCTGCGACGCGCTCAGCAACATTCAGCTCCAGAACCAGGTGATCTTCGACTCGTTCGACGGTTCGGCGCGGATGAACCTCGTCAACACCGGGACGCTGCCCGTCTACCTGCTCGGCTTCCAGTTAGTCTGGCCGGACCCGACCCATCCCGATATCGGGCGAACCGCCGGCACCTACTTCCTCAGACGCGTAACCGTCGGCGGCAACAACACCACCGACCCGCTCTCCATCGAAGTGTGGACCTCTTCAGCGGCCGGGCAGGACGCCACCGGCAACACCCGCTCGACCCTGCCTTTCGACGTCGCCACATCGAGCGCCTCGGCCGAAGGCACCTGGAATATCAATGCCGTGCTGCTTCCAGGCAATAACTACGTCTTCCTCGACTTTGACGGCTTTGCCGGCCGTCTGACCCAGTTCGGCGTCATCCAGGCGCACTTCGCCAGCAGCCGCTTCTTCATCGGCTGGGCCGCGGGCTGCACCGATGGCACCGGTGGGCCGGGCACCCAGCCGACCGGCGCGCTGCAGGTAACTCTGCCGTCGCCGACCACGACCAATACCCGCCGTCCGACCGATCCGCCGCAGCCGACCCTTACGGCATCCAACACCATCCCGAGCAACACGCCGTCGAGGACCAATACCTTCCTGCCGACGGTGACTCGGACTAACACACCGCCAAGCACGAACACGCCTTCGCGTACCCCCATCGGGTTCACCCCGACCCAGGGCGGCGGCGGCGAGTCCTAA